The following coding sequences lie in one Arachis ipaensis cultivar K30076 chromosome B05, Araip1.1, whole genome shotgun sequence genomic window:
- the LOC107641515 gene encoding protein MEN-8-like, with the protein MESMKCLLSLKSQMALMLMLVVATGGMAKAQSQRGTCSNELSNLNVCAPFVVPGSSNTNPNAGCCNALGSVDTECLCSTIRIGSQLRSKCNLPTLGCAN; encoded by the coding sequence ATGGAATCAATGAAGTGTTTGTTGTCTCTAAAGTCACAAATGGCATTGATGTTGATGTTGGTTGTGGCGACAGGAGGAATGGCTAAGGCACAGAGTCAGAGAGGTACATGCTCGAACGAGCTGAGTAACCTAAACGTTTGTGCACCGTTTGTGGTGCCTGGTTCATCCAACACAAACCCAAATGCTGGGTGCTGCAATGCTCTCGGATCTGTTGACACTGAATGTCTTTGCAGCACTATTAGGATTGGTTCTCAATTGCGCTCTAAGTGTAATCTTCCAACCCTTGGTTGCGCCAATTAa